In one window of Poriferisphaera corsica DNA:
- a CDS encoding transporter substrate-binding domain-containing protein, producing the protein MIRCIVLLLIICIGGCGEINYQKTVLTQEQADWLASIDYRVRVGLTPGWPPISYLDKDGHYRGLSAEYLDLISQRLGIQFDFVVQDSWQDVLQSAKNHEVDMTVNISRVDDRIAYLNFTEPYYKDHINVVGLKQQFDSDEFDLLKMNKMRIGVLRNSLTHKRASKLFPQWKYLFFDTLSESMVRLDNQELDVVLGCTIYLQNQVDLDVDKLVQLAVLPTSIDSRIAIRKDWDVLFELVQQTMSDIPEDSKHAINARWLGDSESFTLHDFDLRSGVISNIGLLCTVSVIIYITHLRKKYRISNVVHTEDSQGISNNYQNLIDGLDCNVCGIVISDFNKEILAYNRCFSKMTGYDDQDMRGLPWQIFGNAEDMFEVNEQVNNLINGDVPFVQHDKSYICKDGHLSEFFTTIWVKHTEQRSLDCFLSVIVDVSEHKHELRAQQSLLRELDHRVKNNLSEVLSLIDRTNEEKGIHNYKKSLADRVYTMARTHEVLASTQWRSMCVTQLIRLVLMPYVHENTDRININSDSINVPTRTCSPLSMVIHELATNAVKYGSLSRIEGRLNIECRIENEQWLLIEWKESCGPLIHEVPNTGFGTKLVRGIIEFELQGECHIEYFEDGLDCKFKVKLISDEHML; encoded by the coding sequence TTGATTCGTTGTATTGTGTTGCTTTTGATTATTTGTATAGGTGGGTGTGGGGAAATTAATTATCAGAAAACGGTGTTAACACAAGAGCAAGCTGATTGGCTTGCATCGATTGATTATCGTGTTCGTGTTGGTTTGACACCGGGATGGCCGCCAATTAGTTACCTTGATAAGGATGGACATTATCGAGGTTTGTCTGCAGAATATCTCGACTTGATTTCTCAACGATTGGGTATTCAATTCGATTTTGTTGTTCAAGATTCTTGGCAAGATGTACTGCAATCTGCAAAAAATCATGAAGTTGATATGACGGTCAATATAAGTCGTGTAGATGATCGTATAGCATATTTAAATTTTACAGAGCCATACTATAAAGATCATATTAATGTAGTTGGTTTAAAGCAGCAGTTTGATTCTGATGAATTTGATTTATTAAAAATGAATAAAATGCGCATCGGCGTATTAAGAAATAGTTTGACGCATAAACGTGCTAGCAAATTGTTTCCTCAATGGAAATATCTTTTTTTTGATACCTTGAGTGAATCTATGGTGCGTTTGGATAATCAAGAGTTAGATGTTGTTCTGGGATGTACGATTTATCTGCAAAATCAAGTTGATCTTGATGTAGATAAACTTGTACAGTTAGCCGTTTTGCCAACAAGTATCGATTCTAGAATTGCCATTCGTAAAGATTGGGATGTTCTATTTGAATTAGTGCAGCAAACGATGAGTGATATTCCGGAAGATTCTAAGCATGCGATTAATGCGCGTTGGCTTGGTGATAGCGAATCTTTTACTTTACATGATTTTGATTTACGATCAGGTGTTATAAGTAATATAGGATTGCTATGTACTGTTTCCGTAATAATCTATATAACACATTTACGGAAAAAGTATCGAATATCAAATGTAGTTCATACTGAAGATAGCCAGGGGATAAGCAATAATTATCAAAACTTGATAGACGGACTAGATTGTAATGTTTGTGGTATTGTCATTTCTGATTTTAATAAAGAAATTCTTGCTTATAATCGATGTTTTAGCAAAATGACAGGTTACGATGATCAAGACATGCGAGGCTTACCGTGGCAGATATTTGGTAACGCCGAAGATATGTTTGAGGTTAATGAGCAAGTCAACAATTTAATTAATGGCGACGTACCATTTGTTCAACACGATAAATCCTATATATGTAAAGATGGCCATTTGTCTGAATTTTTTACAACGATCTGGGTAAAACATACTGAACAAAGGAGTCTAGATTGTTTTTTAAGTGTAATAGTAGATGTATCAGAGCATAAACATGAATTACGAGCCCAACAAAGTCTGTTACGTGAGTTAGATCATCGCGTTAAGAACAATCTTTCAGAAGTGCTATCATTAATAGATCGTACTAATGAAGAGAAAGGGATTCATAACTATAAAAAGTCACTGGCCGATCGTGTCTACACAATGGCAAGAACACACGAGGTACTTGCCAGCACACAATGGCGTTCGATGTGTGTTACGCAGCTTATAAGATTGGTTTTGATGCCGTATGTTCATGAAAATACAGATCGAATCAATATTAATAGTGATAGCATAAATGTTCCAACAAGAACATGTTCACCGCTTAGTATGGTTATTCATGAGTTAGCAACGAATGCGGTAAAATACGGCTCTTTATCGAGAATTGAGGGGCGATTGAATATAGAGTGCAGAATAGAAAATGAACAATGGTTGTTAATTGAATGGAAAGAGAGCTGTGGCCCATTGATTCATGAAGTGCCAAATACTGGTTTTGGAACTAAGTTAGTTAGGGGGATCATTGAATTCGAGCTTCAAGGTGAATGTCATATCGAATATTTTGAAGATGGTTTAGATTGTAAATTTAAAGTGAAATTAATATCAGACGAACATATGTTGTAG
- a CDS encoding PAS domain S-box protein, with translation MFRYRAIWVMVVSIAAVVLLCHGAVFGEEEVETRPVVLTAEQEAWIRDHPVIRIGCAPDWPPFIFFNDRGEEVGIGRDYIDRISEVTGLNFEHVFYDTWSEVLEAAKAREIDVISTINENPQRARYLLFTDSYFTVQVVIIGTSEMREDLRLEDLKGRRIASVRGSAISDYLRSRYPELEIIGVIDDKSGLEGVAFHKYDVFVGDLASSSYYIDELVLPKLRVVGRTPLEYNIRIGSRRDLRTLNVILNKGLNAISDADRDDIERKWVNLQTEGYYIWPQLLLIVVGVIVGLIIVVVAVLMWNRLLRQKVQARTEELRRELEEHKLTEIALRESEEHFRRYFELGIVGMAMTDGEGRFLEVNDELCRMTGYTAEQLKQTSWTAITYPDDLKDSIRAFSKIVDGHMDGITIDKRYTCRDGRVIYAITSVRALRRADGVLSQTIALIQDITERKRTEIRQKTMMQELDHRVKNNLAEVLALAEHTLNRSTSLEVFRESFLSRVRAMAKTHEALAASKWEGVDLHKLVGLVLGAHCREGAERIEILGDHLVLPSRTCSPLCMTLNELSANAAKYGALSNYDGRIKLEWWFDEKKSLLRIRWTEIGGPEVSAPTKMGLGTKLMRGLIEYELQGKLEIIYPVEGLVCNITIKLIHDHLTAKH, from the coding sequence ATGTTTAGATATCGCGCTATTTGGGTAATGGTTGTAAGTATTGCTGCGGTGGTATTGCTGTGTCATGGGGCAGTTTTTGGTGAGGAGGAGGTAGAGACACGGCCCGTTGTATTGACAGCGGAGCAAGAAGCCTGGATACGAGATCATCCAGTGATACGCATTGGTTGCGCGCCAGATTGGCCGCCATTTATCTTTTTTAATGATCGTGGCGAAGAGGTTGGGATTGGGCGGGATTATATAGATCGTATTTCTGAGGTAACGGGGCTCAATTTTGAGCATGTGTTTTATGACACATGGTCGGAGGTGTTGGAGGCGGCAAAGGCAAGGGAAATCGATGTTATATCTACGATCAATGAGAATCCGCAACGGGCAAGATATCTGTTGTTTACGGACAGCTATTTTACTGTGCAGGTGGTGATTATTGGTACGAGTGAGATGCGGGAAGATTTACGGTTAGAGGATTTGAAAGGGCGGCGGATTGCTTCAGTGCGCGGTTCGGCGATCAGTGATTATCTGCGAAGTCGTTATCCGGAATTAGAAATAATCGGCGTGATTGATGACAAAAGTGGTTTGGAAGGAGTGGCATTTCATAAGTATGACGTGTTTGTCGGTGATTTAGCTTCTAGTTCGTATTACATAGATGAACTGGTGTTGCCGAAGTTACGGGTGGTGGGTCGTACCCCGCTGGAATACAACATCCGAATCGGTTCTCGTAGAGATTTACGAACGCTGAATGTCATTTTGAATAAGGGGTTGAATGCGATTTCAGATGCAGATCGAGATGATATAGAACGTAAGTGGGTGAATCTACAAACGGAGGGGTATTATATTTGGCCCCAGCTTCTATTGATTGTCGTAGGTGTCATTGTTGGGCTGATTATTGTTGTTGTTGCGGTGTTGATGTGGAACCGTTTGTTGAGACAGAAGGTGCAGGCCAGAACCGAAGAGTTGCGACGTGAGTTAGAAGAGCACAAATTGACAGAGATTGCGCTTCGTGAAAGCGAAGAGCATTTCAGGCGGTATTTTGAACTGGGGATTGTGGGCATGGCGATGACGGATGGTGAAGGGAGGTTTCTTGAGGTAAACGATGAACTATGTCGAATGACGGGGTATACGGCGGAACAGTTGAAACAAACGTCTTGGACAGCAATCACATATCCGGATGATTTGAAAGATAGTATTAGGGCGTTTTCGAAGATAGTCGACGGTCATATGGATGGAATAACGATTGATAAGCGGTATACATGTCGAGATGGCCGCGTGATTTATGCGATTACGTCGGTAAGAGCATTACGACGGGCGGATGGTGTTTTATCTCAGACGATCGCCTTAATTCAAGATATTACAGAGCGTAAACGAACGGAGATTAGGCAAAAAACGATGATGCAAGAATTGGATCATCGTGTGAAAAATAATCTTGCAGAGGTGCTAGCGTTAGCTGAGCATACTTTAAATCGCTCAACTTCATTAGAAGTATTTAGAGAGTCATTTTTGAGTCGTGTTAGAGCGATGGCAAAAACGCACGAAGCTTTGGCGGCGTCAAAATGGGAAGGTGTTGATTTACATAAGTTGGTTGGATTGGTTTTGGGAGCACATTGCCGCGAGGGTGCGGAGAGAATTGAAATTCTTGGGGATCATCTTGTACTACCTAGTCGAACGTGTTCACCGTTGTGTATGACATTGAATGAGCTTTCAGCGAATGCAGCGAAGTATGGGGCGCTGTCTAATTACGATGGTAGAATCAAGCTTGAGTGGTGGTTTGATGAGAAAAAGAGTTTACTACGAATTCGTTGGACTGAAATTGGAGGTCCTGAGGTATCTGCTCCAACAAAAATGGGGCTGGGTACGAAATTAATGCGTGGCTTAATTGAGTATGAATTACAGGGAAAACTAGAGATTATATATCCGGTGGAAGGGCTAGTGTGTAATATCACGATTAAACTAATACATGATCATTTGACTGCGAAACATTGA
- a CDS encoding 3-isopropylmalate dehydrogenase — translation MTLNLAIVGGDGTGPEVVAEGLRVLKAVSELENFNYTTKDFDFGGERYMKTGEVLSDADIEELKNYDAIFLGAVGHPDVKPGILEKGLLLKMRFDLDQYINLRPVKLYEGIETPLANKTPKDIDFVCVRENTEDLYCGNGGTARKNTPHEISTQEMIATRFGAERCLRYAFDLARSRKAAGYPGILTLVHKTNVLTFCGDTWFRAFNEIGEADYPDIERDYHHVDACCMYMATKPEIYDVVVVPNMFGDIITDLGAAIAGGMGIASSGNINPDKDNNNPSMFEPVHGSSPDIAGQNKANPLAAIDSLAILLQESGRKKDNTTLIKAGERIAKAVQSVTHNFTGKRLDRSGYSTTEIGDMVIAAL, via the coding sequence ATGACACTCAACCTCGCCATCGTCGGCGGTGACGGCACTGGCCCAGAAGTTGTCGCTGAAGGACTCAGAGTCCTTAAAGCTGTTTCTGAACTCGAAAACTTCAACTACACCACCAAAGATTTCGACTTCGGCGGCGAACGCTACATGAAAACTGGCGAAGTCCTCTCCGATGCCGACATCGAAGAACTCAAAAACTACGACGCTATCTTCCTCGGCGCCGTCGGCCACCCCGACGTCAAACCAGGCATCCTCGAAAAAGGATTGCTCCTCAAGATGCGCTTCGACCTCGATCAATACATCAACCTTCGCCCAGTTAAACTCTACGAAGGCATCGAAACACCACTCGCCAACAAAACACCCAAAGACATCGACTTCGTCTGCGTTCGCGAAAACACCGAAGATCTCTACTGTGGTAACGGCGGCACAGCTCGTAAAAATACACCACACGAAATCTCAACTCAGGAAATGATCGCTACACGCTTCGGCGCAGAACGCTGCCTCCGCTACGCTTTCGATCTCGCTCGATCCCGTAAAGCAGCCGGCTACCCCGGCATCCTCACACTCGTTCACAAAACCAATGTTCTCACCTTCTGTGGCGATACATGGTTCCGTGCATTCAACGAAATCGGCGAAGCCGACTACCCAGACATTGAGCGCGACTACCACCACGTCGACGCATGCTGTATGTACATGGCCACCAAACCCGAAATCTACGACGTCGTCGTCGTACCCAACATGTTCGGCGACATCATCACCGACCTCGGCGCAGCAATCGCCGGCGGCATGGGCATCGCATCATCAGGCAACATCAACCCTGACAAAGACAACAATAACCCATCCATGTTCGAACCCGTACACGGCTCATCCCCCGACATCGCTGGCCAAAACAAAGCCAACCCGCTTGCTGCCATCGACTCACTCGCCATCCTCCTCCAAGAGTCTGGCCGCAAAAAAGACAACACAACCCTCATCAAAGCTGGCGAGCGCATCGCAAAAGCCGTCCAATCCGTCACGCACAACTTCACCGGCAAGCGTCTCGATCGCTCCGGATACTCAACCACTGAAATCGGCGACATGGTCATTGCCGCACTCTAA
- a CDS encoding carbohydrate porin, with translation MYHKTVFGVLGLLAGLSMGNGDVQGQVTEEAVISVPIWDWVVMEREALADRGVEVEVGVTIDYSMNLMGGVSTSADALRSLVDVGVGIDLEKMFGLKGANAYVLMQSISGDDGSEVLTGDAQAFSNIDFGDNRAQISEVWWEQELDELGRFAMKMGKIDVNADFGFVDYGGEFVNSSAGFSPTTLGLPTYPETAFGGSVYMRATEDNPVYMSVGIFDGSNMQGIRTGLRGPSSFIDGQGDLYLIAEGGMNWKLRNGLEGRFGVGVWRFTGDVQRLDGQGVEEGTDGMYAVFDQALYREEIGGDEGLSMFGMFGYADDAVAEIDQHIGMGFVYQGLIEGRGEDVCGVMGTWVGFSDDAGLEGDGEFAAEVFYKAVLWDWMSLKPDVQWIANPGGEEGKDALVTTLRAEFSF, from the coding sequence ATGTATCACAAAACAGTTTTCGGTGTGTTGGGGTTGCTGGCAGGGCTGAGTATGGGAAATGGGGATGTTCAGGGACAGGTGACAGAGGAGGCGGTGATTTCGGTACCTATTTGGGATTGGGTGGTGATGGAGCGAGAAGCTCTGGCGGATCGAGGGGTGGAGGTAGAGGTGGGTGTCACAATTGATTATTCGATGAATTTGATGGGTGGGGTGAGTACTAGTGCTGATGCGCTACGGTCATTGGTGGATGTGGGTGTGGGGATAGACCTTGAGAAGATGTTCGGGCTAAAAGGAGCAAATGCGTACGTGTTGATGCAGTCCATTAGTGGGGACGATGGCAGCGAGGTCTTAACAGGAGATGCACAGGCGTTTTCGAATATTGATTTCGGCGATAACAGAGCACAGATTAGTGAGGTATGGTGGGAGCAGGAGCTGGATGAGTTGGGCCGATTTGCGATGAAGATGGGGAAGATAGATGTGAATGCGGATTTTGGGTTTGTTGACTATGGGGGAGAGTTTGTGAATTCATCTGCGGGGTTTAGCCCAACGACGCTGGGGTTGCCGACGTATCCTGAGACAGCTTTTGGTGGGTCGGTGTATATGCGGGCAACGGAAGATAATCCTGTATATATGAGTGTGGGGATTTTTGATGGTTCGAATATGCAGGGTATCAGGACGGGATTGCGCGGGCCGAGCAGTTTTATTGATGGGCAGGGGGATTTGTATTTGATTGCAGAGGGCGGGATGAACTGGAAGTTGCGAAATGGATTGGAGGGAAGGTTTGGCGTTGGGGTGTGGCGGTTTACAGGAGATGTTCAGAGGTTGGATGGTCAAGGAGTAGAGGAAGGGACTGATGGAATGTATGCGGTATTTGATCAGGCGCTATACCGGGAGGAAATTGGTGGTGATGAGGGGTTGAGTATGTTTGGGATGTTTGGTTATGCGGATGATGCAGTGGCGGAGATTGATCAGCATATTGGTATGGGCTTTGTATATCAGGGGTTGATTGAAGGGCGGGGTGAGGATGTATGTGGTGTGATGGGTACGTGGGTGGGGTTTAGTGATGATGCAGGACTTGAGGGGGATGGAGAGTTTGCGGCAGAGGTTTTTTATAAAGCGGTGTTATGGGATTGGATGAGTTTGAAGCCAGACGTCCAGTGGATCGCGAATCCGGGTGGCGAAGAGGGAAAGGACGCATTGGTGACTACATTGCGGGCTGAATTTAGTTTTTAG
- a CDS encoding TetR/AcrR family transcriptional regulator: protein MTDSKSKTVDTQTKIIEAALDILTTQGHTALTSGSLTNALNISKGTLFHHFQDMDAILLGVLEHLVNEINQQVQGRDHKDLWAFIDANIQITYEALEKYQGVFATLMYFIAQAPHKPDFQSRLRNHMDTELNKWKASFFKHMPTTITEKEKDHIVRMIDMHFGGACIHHFIYNDPKHYREISEEFLDIIASYLDHNKPQKHNSQ, encoded by the coding sequence ATGACTGACAGCAAAAGCAAAACCGTTGATACACAAACAAAGATCATTGAGGCCGCGCTCGACATCCTCACTACTCAAGGACATACCGCCCTCACTAGCGGCTCACTCACTAATGCTCTAAATATCAGCAAAGGCACCCTCTTCCATCACTTCCAAGACATGGACGCCATCCTACTTGGCGTACTCGAGCATCTCGTCAACGAGATCAATCAACAAGTCCAAGGCCGCGATCATAAAGACCTATGGGCATTCATTGATGCAAACATCCAAATCACATACGAAGCTCTCGAAAAATACCAAGGCGTCTTCGCCACACTCATGTACTTCATCGCTCAAGCACCACACAAACCTGATTTTCAATCACGTCTCAGAAACCACATGGATACCGAACTAAACAAATGGAAAGCGTCATTCTTCAAGCACATGCCCACCACCATCACTGAGAAAGAAAAAGATCACATTGTGCGCATGATCGACATGCACTTCGGCGGCGCATGCATCCATCATTTTATTTATAACGATCCCAAGCATTACCGCGAGATCTCAGAAGAATTCCTCGACATCATTGCTTCGTACCTTGATCACAACAAGCCGCAGAAACATAACTCTCAATAA
- a CDS encoding adenine nucleotide alpha hydrolase, whose product MKMKAVMNWSGGKDSSLALFDVMRRGEVEVVSLLTTLNETHGRVSMHGVREALLDEQAAAIGLPLVKVKLSDEPTMAAYERGMNEAMMGLRAQGVGVSIFGDIFLEDLRAYREQKLRSAGFEGLFPLWKLDTKMLAGRFVEQGFKGVTSCVSDEAMGEAWVGREMDAGFFAELPEGVDACGEHGEFHSFVYDGPHMKKGVRIEIGEKVYREYHKPEGEGDDDSLCGGRDEEPSKMGFWYCDLIAV is encoded by the coding sequence ATGAAGATGAAAGCGGTGATGAACTGGAGCGGTGGTAAGGATAGTTCGCTGGCGCTTTTTGACGTGATGAGGCGGGGAGAGGTTGAGGTGGTGTCGCTATTAACAACGTTGAACGAGACGCATGGGCGGGTGAGTATGCATGGTGTGAGGGAAGCTTTGCTTGATGAGCAGGCGGCGGCGATTGGTTTGCCTTTAGTGAAGGTGAAGCTGAGTGACGAGCCGACGATGGCGGCGTATGAGCGCGGGATGAATGAGGCGATGATGGGACTCAGGGCGCAGGGCGTGGGTGTGTCGATATTTGGTGATATATTTCTGGAGGATTTGCGGGCGTATCGTGAGCAAAAGCTAAGAAGTGCGGGTTTTGAAGGACTATTCCCACTTTGGAAACTTGATACAAAGATGCTTGCAGGACGATTTGTTGAGCAGGGATTCAAGGGTGTGACGAGTTGTGTGAGTGATGAGGCGATGGGTGAGGCATGGGTGGGTCGGGAGATGGACGCGGGGTTTTTTGCAGAGCTACCTGAGGGAGTTGATGCGTGCGGGGAGCATGGGGAATTTCATTCGTTTGTCTATGACGGGCCGCATATGAAAAAAGGGGTACGGATCGAGATTGGTGAGAAGGTTTATCGTGAGTATCACAAGCCAGAGGGAGAGGGAGATGATGATTCTTTGTGTGGTGGTAGGGATGAAGAGCCAAGTAAAATGGGGTTTTGGTATTGTGATTTGATTGCGGTGTAG